From the Solanum pennellii chromosome 4, SPENNV200 genome, one window contains:
- the LOC107017457 gene encoding uncharacterized protein LOC107017457, whose amino-acid sequence MEKNRMNSPSFLPLYDYESPPISDDEFKRFHMIDRKLYGKLLNVLGREPAESMKVMAFFHWIEGVAKNRYFVANLFEFSSQLLNKIVDEALLCVKCTEDEKFTGYDYPDEIFLIPNILRRNFNLKYFYDNRASAFSGITNSLKTVCFRAFDDIHVVKQPNYYSRSTLFQTPNDDVINNPIPYAPIGGGGNLIESMIPSENMIEELGTVNSSRMMSLINPSHFYSGPSNIEASRLMNPSHGSSLEELATRMVPFNPSLVPSASADEYTRVANRMVPFNPSLVPSASAGEYTKVANRMVPMSPSHVPSVGGASNIEEYARAATRMVPSILGPVAGASSTDDQLARVPTRMVNPNLVPSHVSASNIEELARVAATRNSNLVPSHIEEIARAAATRMRPMNPNSHVNTSNIEEIARAAATRMVPMNPNSHVSASNIDEYARAVASRMVPMNPSHVPSAGGEMLLRYPYGVPNQMVQYMPPYHNYPRYGSSSGSGVFIPQMLPTPYNYHHDIGDISEMFKNNLNILEEETEIAPEDRTVFLTFSKGYPISEAEVKEFFTRKFGDDVEAVYMQEVAEDEQALYARLVTRSPALLEAIVDGGKAKYNINGKHVWARKYIKKQNPKIMFLGQSSSSVPSTSH is encoded by the exons ATGGAGAAAAATCGAATGAATTCTCCTTCATTTCTTCCTTTATACGATTATGAATCCCCACCAATTTCTGATGATGAATTTAAACGATTTCATATGATTGATCGAAAACTTTATGGTAAGTTGCTTAATGTTTTAGGGCGTGAACCTGCTGAATCGATGAAAGTTATGGCTTTTTTTCATTGGATTGAAGGAGTTGCAAAGAATCGGTACTTTGTGGCTAACCTTTTTGAATTTTCATCTCAATTACTTAACAAAATTGTGGATGAGGCTTTACTGTGTGTCAAATGTACGGAGGATGAAAAATTTACTGGATATGATTATCCTGATGAGATTTTTTTGATTCCTAATATTTTGAGGCGGAATTTTAATCTCAAATACTTTTATGATAATCGGGCAAGTGCTTTTAGTGGTATCACTAATTCTCTTAAGACTGTTTGTTTTAGGGCTTTTGATGATATACATGTTGTTAAACAGCCTAATTATTATTCTAGGTCAACTTTGTTCCAAACACCAAATGATGATGTTATCAACAACCCTATTCCTTATGCCCCAATTGGTGGTGGTGGTAATCTTATAGAATCTATGATACCTAGTGAGAACATGATTGAAGAACTAGGAACCGTTAATAGTAGTAGAATGATGTCACTTATCAACCCTAGCCATTTCTATAGCGGTCCATCCAACATAGAAGCTAGTAGATTAATGAACCCTAGCCATGGATCGAGTCTAGAAGAATTGGCTACTAGAATGGTGCCATTCAACCCTTCTCTTGTACCAAGTGCTAGCGCggatgaatatacaagggtgGCTAATAGAATGGTGCCATTCAACCCTTCTCTTGTACCAAGTGCTAGCGCGGGTGAATATACAAAGGTCGCTAATAGAATGGTGCCAATGAGTCCTAGTCATGTACCAAGTGTTGGTGGTGCATCAAACATAGAAGAATATGCAAGGGCAGCAACTAGGATGGTACCAAGTATACTGGGACCGGTTGCTGGTGCATCAAGCACAGATGATCAATTAGCAAGGGTACCAACTAGAATGGTGAACCCTAACCTTGTACCAAGTCATGTGAGTGCATCAAACATAGAGGAATTAGCAAGGGTTGCTGCTACTAGGAACTCTAACCTTGTACCAAGTCACATAGAAGAAATAGCAAGGGCTGCTGCTACTAGGATGCGGCCAATGAACCCTAACAGTCATGTGAATACATCAAACATAGAAGAAATAGCAAGGGCTGCTGCTACTAGGATGGTGCCAATGAACCCTAACAGTCATGTGAGTGCATCAAACATAGATGAATATGCAAGGGCAGTTGCTAGTAGGATGGTGCCAATGAACCCTAGCCATGTACCAAGCGCGGGTGGTGAGATGCTTCTACGTTATCCATATGGTGTTCCAAATCAAATGGTACAATATATGCCACCTTATCATAATTATCCGCGATATGGTTCTTCAAGTGGAAGTGGAGTTTTTATTCCACAAATGTTGCCTACTccttataattatcatcatgACATTGGTGATATTTCTGAAATGTTTAAGAACAACTTGAACATTCTTGAAGAAGAGACTGAAATTGCTCCTGAAGATAGGACTGTCTTCTTGACATTCTCCAAGGGCTATCCAATTAGTGAAGCTGAAGTCAAGGAATTCTTCACTAG GAAATTTGGAGATGATGTTGAAGCTGTTTACATGCAAGAGGTTGCTGAAGATGAGCAAGCGTTGTATGCGCGGCTTGTGACTAGATCTCCTGCTCTCCTTGAGGCTATTGTAGATGGTGGAAAAGCAAAGTACAACATCAATGGGAAGCATGTTTGGGCAAGAAAATATATCAAGAAGCAAAACCCTAAGATCATGTTTCTGGGACAAAGCAGCTCTTCAGTTCCATCCACTTCACACTAA